The genome window ATGCCAAATCCACAGCTTCAACTTCTGCCGTTACATTACCACTGCCGGAGTACGTCATGGTGGCAAAACCATCAAGGCCAAAATACGTGTAGACAGTTGGGACGGGGCTTATTTGCTCCAGAATGGCAGGTTCGTTTTCCTCAAAGAATGGGTAGTCGAACTCCTGAATCGTTACGTCATACCCTGCGAAGGTCATCTGGTCGACGACGTAGTCCACCGAGGCCTGGTAGCCGTCCGATGAAGCTTCCCGGGTTCCTCCATTGGCATCGGCTGCTGCCTGGAAGGCAGCCTGGTGACTGCGAACACCGTCAACAGTAACAGCTGCTCGAAGGGTGTAGGTATCAACGCTGGTAGCGGCGAAGACAGGTAGGCCGGTCGCTGCTGCGACCACTGCGATGGCAAGAGGTGTACGATTAAACCTGACGTTTAACATGGTGTAGCTCCTTGCTGCGTTATTTTTATCTTCCTTGAATACCGCTCGCGTCTTGTCGCAGAATCAGCTGCGACCAATCAAGCTTATCAGGTTTCCTTGATTCCGCTAGTTTTAGCCATCAGGAGCGGATGGCGAAGCTGTCCCGGTCGTCCAAATGCATCAAACCGGCAGTTCGATGATGTCACCCGCCACGCCGTCTTCGCTCACCTCCAGCCGCCCTACCGTGATCGGCAGCGTAAAGCGCCGGGGGCCGGCGCCACCGGGATTGAAATAAAGCACGTCGCCGATCCACTCGTTACGGGGTTTGTGGGAATGGCCGGCGATCACCACGCGGTAACGGCCTTGCGGATCGATATCGAGGGTTTTGACGTCGTGGAGCATGTAGAAAGCGTGGCCGAGGAATTCCAGATCCTGAACATCCGGAAGATTCGCAGCACGGCCTGTCTTGTCGATATTGCCGCGAATCGCAACCACCGGCGCGATCGCCTCCAGCGCGTCCAGAACCTCGTCCCGCCCGACGTCACCGGCGTGAAGGATCACGTCCGAGCCTTTCAATACGGCCAGGGCTTCGGGGCGCATTTTGCTGTGGGTGTCTGCGATAACGCCGATTTGCATGCTTCAGTGATGCCCACCCGGCCCATGCGCGTGGCCGTGCGCTATCTCTTCCGGATCGGCATCCCGTACTTCGATGATTTCGACATCGAAGGTCAGGGTTCTACCCGCCATCGGATGGTTGGTGTCGACATCGGCAAACTTGTGGCCGACCTTGGCGACGAGCACATGGCGCGGGCCCTTCTCGGTTTTCACCTGGGCGATCATGCCCGGCTTCCAGCGCTTGGCACCCATCAAATGCTTGATCGGCACGCGCTGTATGGCATCGGGCTTGCGCGGACCGTAGGCTTTTTCCGGAGTGACGGTGACGCTGAACGTATCGCCGGCCTCGCGACCTTCCAGGGCTTCTTCCAGGCCCCGGATAACGCCGCCGTGCCCATGCAGGTAGGCGTTCGGCTCGCCGCCACGGGAGTTTTCAACTTCGCTGCCCTGCTCATCACGGACGCTGTAATGAAACAAGACCACCTGATTCTTTTCGATTGGCATAGGGTTCTCTGGGACGGTTAATGGAACGCCATTGTAACCGGCTTCGGCGCTGACTTCAGGGAGGGAAAACCGGGGACTATCGCCCTGGCCTGTCTTTCAATACTGATTATTTCGCTGGCGTTTCCTTGATGTAAAGGTCGTGTTGCGGGAATGGGATGGTGATGCCTTCTTGCTTGAATCGGCGCCAGATCTCCAGATTGATGTCAGAGCTTACGCTACCGAAACCTGCTTGCGGGTCTGCGACCCAGACCCGAGCTTCCAGATGAATGCCGTTGTCGCCGAACTGCGTTAACCGGCACACCGGCTCCGGCTCCGAAATCACCCGGGGGTGCTCCCGGGCGACCTCCAACATGATGGCCATGGCTCGCTCCACGTCATCACTGTAGCTTACCGAAACCGGGATCTTCAGGCGTACGTTGGGGTCCGAATAAGACCAGTTAATCACCTCAGTGGTAATAAGGTTTTCGTTGGGAATGAGCGTCTCCACGCCGTCGCGGTTGCGCACCACCACGTAGCGGGCATGCAATGCGACCACCCAGCCGAACTTCTCACCGACGCTGACCACATCACCGGGGCGAATCGAGCGGTCGAACACAAGAATAAAACCACTGATGAAATTGCTGGCAATACGCTGCAGGCCGAAGCCAAGACCGACACCCAGGGCCCCGCCGAACACCGCGAGCGCCGTGAGATCAATACCAACCAGATTAAGAACGGACATTGCAGCAACGGTGATCAGCACCAGCTTGCTGACTTTGGAGAAACCCACCGCCGCGCCGGGGCTCAGATACGGCAACTGGGACAGTCGCCGATCGATCATGCCCGAGAGCCATATGGCAACCACTAACACAAGGCCCATCAGCAGGAGTAGCTTGATGACCGCCAACAGGGATATGCGCAGGTCGCCCACGGAGATGGCCAGGCTATCCATGGCCTCAAGCAATCCGGGTAGCAAGCCCACGAGATGCAGGCCCACCACCAGCCAGATGAGGGTACTGATTACATTTTCAGAAGCCTTGACCAAGGGGCCGCTTCGCATCCCCTTGCGCAACATATAAACCAGGGTGCGAATCAGGGCGAACGAGATCAGCAGCGGGACAGCCAGATCCAGCGCCCAGTGGGCCTGATTCAGCGCGGCGAGTGACGCGCGACCCAGCAGAACCACCAGCAGCATCGAGACGGGAAAGGCAAGGCGCTGGATGGTGCGGTGCGTCAAATGTCGCATGCCCTGGGTATCGGCCGCGGTACGCCGGGCAATGAGATGATGCAGATAGAACGCAGCCATCCCCGCAAACACCAGAACCGCGCCCTGCGGAATGACATCCTGCAAGCTTATTTCCTGCATGGCCACCAGCAAATCCTGCCAGCTTTCCAACATCGACAACTCCCGGGTAACGAGAATTCAGTAACTGGCCGCACTTGGCAGCATTCAGCCTCTGTACAGTATAGGATCCAAAAAATAAATCTGTCCCGGTTTTCCGGGGCTTCGGGGCGAATCTTGCTGTGGGTGTCTGCGATGACATTCATCTGAGCGAAGCGGCGGTTGAAAGCCGTTCGTCTTACGCGACTTGTTTGAACGCCCAATTCAACCGATGAACATCAACACCACACCAAGCCCATAGAGCACCATGATTGCCAGGCTCTCTGCACCGATTCGTCCGACACCATAGCGTTGTCGGCGTATCAGACCCATGATCAGGATAGCCGACATCAACAGGGTCAGTGCGACCCAACGTTCCGAGTCGGCGGTCATCGTGTGGTAGATCGAGCCGTCCCGGTAGGCGATGTCCGAGGCGGCCATGAAAAGCGTATCGAAGGCATTCCCGCCGATGATGCCAGCCACCGCGAGTGTCAGCGCGCCCCGCCTTACCGCGGCAACTGACGTCACCAGCTCCGGAATGGACGTACTGATCGCTGTCAGCAGAACACCGACGATTGTCTGACTCAACCCGGCTTCCGAGCTGATGGTCGTGGCGGCGGGCTCCAGTACCAGACCGGCCGCCCCGAGCGTTGCCATAAGCACCGCGAATTCTATCCAGAGACGGCTCAACGATGACAACTGGCTCTTGCTATCCGGCTCGTCCTGCCAGGTATCACCGGTAATGAAGGGGCGCCACATGGGTTTCTTGCCGGCACTCTGGATGAGCCGGGTGCCGTAGAAATAGAAGCCAAGCAGTATCGGGGTAACGGGGTGTATGTTCCAGACGGTCACATCCGGCAAGTTCGGGGCCAACAGGATCAACGCCAGGAGCGCAATCAGCAGTCCGTTCTGCATCATGTTCGGAGCTGAGGCAGCCGCGTGCTCCAGGTTCGCACGACGGTAGACCATGTCGGCAATGGCCAGGAAAAAGGTCTGTACCGCGATGCCCCCAAGGGCATTACTGACAGCCAGCTCCGGATGCCCCCGGTAGGCTGCAGTTACCGAGAGCACCGAACCACTCAGGGATGTCGCTGCCCCCAGAAGCACGGCTCCAGCCGTCGCCTCACCCAGCCCGGTCCGGTCGGCAAGCTGGTCGACCACGCGGGTGATGCGTGTCCCCGCGATAGCAATCACCAGGGCACAGATACTGAAAACCACGATGCTCTGTAACAGCGTCCAGCTGTCCGGATCCGCTATCGACACCACCGCCCTCCCGTATAAAACCGGGCACAATCACCCTGGCCTGTATTGGCATCAGCTTCTCCTTGCTGTTGGAGCACAGAATCCGTTCTGTGCGCTGGCAGCCGATGTTAACCGAAGTACAGAGAGTGTTGGTAGTGACTCAAGCCAGAGTTGAGCCATCAAAGAAGCCGCGAGTCGGTTTCCGCCTCTAGGCTTCCCCAACGCCAGACCCTGCAATATCGACCGCGCTTTTCCCCATGGTTTGATCGCCCACGTATCTCGGGTCGAATGCTGGGCGGGTGAATATACGCCGCACCATTGGCTCAAAATATTCCAGTGGTTTCGTGGGGTAGTCCGGGTCGAATGAAGACTGATCCCACTTTTCACAGAAATCCACACAGGATTGATACCAGGGATGATCTTGCAAATAGTCACGCTCGTTGGGATTGCCACCCAGATGATGGGCGTAATAATAGTTCTGAAACAACCCATGCTGGTTAATAACCCAGGTCACTTCCGGGCGAACATAGGGGCGCAGTATCGACGCGGCGTATTGCGAATGATTATGGGGCGCTAAATCGTCGCCCAGGTCATGAATCAGCGCCGCGACAATCATCTCTTCGTCAGCACCATCGGCCTCTGCCCGGGTTGCTGATTGCAATGAATGCTCCAGGCGCGACACCAGATACCCGGAAAGCGTGTTTTCGAGGTTTTTCAGTGCCTGTAGGATTCTGTCCGGCAGCCCTTTGGCGTACTCCTCTTCATGCCTGGCAAGAAACAGGTACTCTTCTTTTGTACCCTCTTTCATCTGACGAAACTGAACGGTCTGCATGTCTAACCTCTTACTGCTGGCTGTTTAATTTGCGCTTTAGTGCCTTGTAACGGCCTCTGGGCGAATCAACGTCAATGTAGGCGCCTTGCAGATGTCGCAGCCCCTCATTGGGATCAAACCCGGTTCTGCCATGCAGCACCCGAGTATTGTGAAACATCTGCAGCTGACCGGGCTCCAGCCGGAAGCGCCATTGATACTCTGGCGAACACAGCAGCTGGCCCAGGCGCTGGCGTGCCCGGTGAAAAGTCACCAAATCGTCGGGACTCAGCAGCGGCAAAGAGTCCAGCCTGGGACTATAGGCGATGCCGGTCACTCGGCCGTTGGCATCGGATTCAATAATGGTGCGGCGCTCTATCAGGTCGACGTCAGTGTCGAAATGACGAAAACGCACCGGCACCTCGCTGAGCAATTGGTAGCCCTCCGGCTGCTCCTGCTTTAATTGCCTGAGTACCGACAGGCTATCGACCAGGGTCGATAGCCCCTGGGTGGTTTGGTTTTCCAGACAGTGCAGCAACTGGATGCCCGGCATGGGATCGCGGTAGGGGTTGTCGGTGTGTGGCCCCAGAGGCACCGAACGATAGGCCAGATCATTGGATTTCGGCCTTGAGAATACTTCAAAGTATTTGCCGAAATTGGTTTCCCTGAGGTGGCCAAAAATCTCCGCCACATCCATGATGGCGTCCCGTTCCTGTGGCACATTGTTAATGATCAGCACGCCATAGGTGAGAAAAGTCTCGATTGCCTTGATGACCCCCTCGTCGGTTTGCAGCGACGCCAAATCCACATGAAACAGTGATTTATCAATATCACTCTTCCACGGCACGTCTGCGGGATCACCGTCCAGCAAATCAAAGTCACCGTCAAATTCGCTGAGCTTGTAGTCGCCGCTGTACCCATCGCTGAACGACAAGTGAGCCAGGTTTTCTTTTTTCTTTTCCACGCGCACCAGAGCTACATCCTCATCCAACTGATGCGGGTCAAAGAAACGCTGCCGGGTAACCGGATCCAGGCTCTCCGCGTCCTGGCAACGCTCCCGTAACCACAGCGCGGGAAGCGCAAACTCCTTCCCATCGATCGACGCCAGTACCTGTGCCTGGTGTTCATCAATTCGGTATTCCACGGTTCGTGTATCTTGCATTGTTCGCCCCCCAAAAATCAGGCGGCGAGTATCAATAAGATGCGCTGTGTTTTACAGTGGCAAACACTTAACTAAACCATGCATATTTGTTATGAAGCAGCGCAATGAAACACCAACACTACACAGCCTGATTGCTTTTGAAGCAGCCATCAGACATGGCTCGATGACGCACGCGGCGGAAGAACTGTCCATCAGTCAACCGCTTATTTCACAGCGAATAAGAGCGCTGGAAGACGTGGTGGGCGGCATTTTAATCAATCGAGAACAGAAGCCGATTGCGCCAACCATGGCAGGCTCGCGGTACTATAATGAAATAAAGGGGTCATTATCGACTATTCTGCGAGCAACTGAGTCTGCCAGGAGCGACTTTCAGGAATCCCAAATCAAGATATCCATCAATGCCTATTTTGGATTTGCATTCCATTGGCTGATGCCCCGATTGCAGCGTTTGCAACAAGCCTTTCCCGAGTATCTGTTCGAGATACAGCCCACCAACAGCCTGTCGGATCTGGTCAGTTCTCAGGCCGATATCAGCTTTCACTATTCTCATCACGTCGGCAGGTACGAATTTGAACAACTGATTATTGAAGAAGAGGTGTTTCCCGTGTGCTCGCCTGCGTTGGCAGACAAACTGGGGTTAACACCGGGGCAGCAGCTTAGTGATCTGAGAGACATGCCCCTATTGCACAAGGACGTCGATGATCCGAGGTGGCCAAACTGGAAAAGCTGGTCCAGGGTGTTGAGCGTTCAACCCTCTGACTTCCCTATTTCATTTCGCTACAACAACTACCCACTGATTGTGGAGGCAGCTATTGCAGGCCAGGGGCTGTGCCTGGGGTGGAAGGGGTTAATTACCCAATTCATTGAAGAGGGCAAGCTGATCGCGCTGGGCCCAAAACTAACGTCGTCTGAGCGTGGTTACATGATTTGTTCCAACTACCGCTCAACCTTTGCCGTGGGTAACGTGATTGAGTGGCTGCTAAACGAAGCTAAAGCTTAACGGTGGGGGCACAGTTTCATAACGGTTTCTCATTGCCAAAACGTCGGCCATTGTTCAAATCAGATCCTCCGCAAAGCATCATCAAG of Marinobacter sediminum contains these proteins:
- a CDS encoding metallophosphoesterase family protein; translation: MQIGVIADTHSKMRPEALAVLKGSDVILHAGDVGRDEVLDALEAIAPVVAIRGNIDKTGRAANLPDVQDLEFLGHAFYMLHDVKTLDIDPQGRYRVVIAGHSHKPRNEWIGDVLYFNPGGAGPRRFTLPITVGRLEVSEDGVAGDIIELPV
- a CDS encoding FKBP-type peptidyl-prolyl cis-trans isomerase, which encodes MPIEKNQVVLFHYSVRDEQGSEVENSRGGEPNAYLHGHGGVIRGLEEALEGREAGDTFSVTVTPEKAYGPRKPDAIQRVPIKHLMGAKRWKPGMIAQVKTEKGPRHVLVAKVGHKFADVDTNHPMAGRTLTFDVEIIEVRDADPEEIAHGHAHGPGGHH
- a CDS encoding mechanosensitive ion channel family protein, producing the protein MLESWQDLLVAMQEISLQDVIPQGAVLVFAGMAAFYLHHLIARRTAADTQGMRHLTHRTIQRLAFPVSMLLVVLLGRASLAALNQAHWALDLAVPLLISFALIRTLVYMLRKGMRSGPLVKASENVISTLIWLVVGLHLVGLLPGLLEAMDSLAISVGDLRISLLAVIKLLLLMGLVLVVAIWLSGMIDRRLSQLPYLSPGAAVGFSKVSKLVLITVAAMSVLNLVGIDLTALAVFGGALGVGLGFGLQRIASNFISGFILVFDRSIRPGDVVSVGEKFGWVVALHARYVVVRNRDGVETLIPNENLITTEVINWSYSDPNVRLKIPVSVSYSDDVERAMAIMLEVAREHPRVISEPEPVCRLTQFGDNGIHLEARVWVADPQAGFGSVSSDINLEIWRRFKQEGITIPFPQHDLYIKETPAK
- a CDS encoding sodium:calcium antiporter produces the protein MSIADPDSWTLLQSIVVFSICALVIAIAGTRITRVVDQLADRTGLGEATAGAVLLGAATSLSGSVLSVTAAYRGHPELAVSNALGGIAVQTFFLAIADMVYRRANLEHAAASAPNMMQNGLLIALLALILLAPNLPDVTVWNIHPVTPILLGFYFYGTRLIQSAGKKPMWRPFITGDTWQDEPDSKSQLSSLSRLWIEFAVLMATLGAAGLVLEPAATTISSEAGLSQTIVGVLLTAISTSIPELVTSVAAVRRGALTLAVAGIIGGNAFDTLFMAASDIAYRDGSIYHTMTADSERWVALTLLMSAILIMGLIRRQRYGVGRIGAESLAIMVLYGLGVVLMFIG
- a CDS encoding HD domain-containing protein, whose translation is MQTVQFRQMKEGTKEEYLFLARHEEEYAKGLPDRILQALKNLENTLSGYLVSRLEHSLQSATRAEADGADEEMIVAALIHDLGDDLAPHNHSQYAASILRPYVRPEVTWVINQHGLFQNYYYAHHLGGNPNERDYLQDHPWYQSCVDFCEKWDQSSFDPDYPTKPLEYFEPMVRRIFTRPAFDPRYVGDQTMGKSAVDIAGSGVGEA
- a CDS encoding TauD/TfdA family dioxygenase translates to MQDTRTVEYRIDEHQAQVLASIDGKEFALPALWLRERCQDAESLDPVTRQRFFDPHQLDEDVALVRVEKKKENLAHLSFSDGYSGDYKLSEFDGDFDLLDGDPADVPWKSDIDKSLFHVDLASLQTDEGVIKAIETFLTYGVLIINNVPQERDAIMDVAEIFGHLRETNFGKYFEVFSRPKSNDLAYRSVPLGPHTDNPYRDPMPGIQLLHCLENQTTQGLSTLVDSLSVLRQLKQEQPEGYQLLSEVPVRFRHFDTDVDLIERRTIIESDANGRVTGIAYSPRLDSLPLLSPDDLVTFHRARQRLGQLLCSPEYQWRFRLEPGQLQMFHNTRVLHGRTGFDPNEGLRHLQGAYIDVDSPRGRYKALKRKLNSQQ
- a CDS encoding LysR substrate-binding domain-containing protein, whose amino-acid sequence is MKQRNETPTLHSLIAFEAAIRHGSMTHAAEELSISQPLISQRIRALEDVVGGILINREQKPIAPTMAGSRYYNEIKGSLSTILRATESARSDFQESQIKISINAYFGFAFHWLMPRLQRLQQAFPEYLFEIQPTNSLSDLVSSQADISFHYSHHVGRYEFEQLIIEEEVFPVCSPALADKLGLTPGQQLSDLRDMPLLHKDVDDPRWPNWKSWSRVLSVQPSDFPISFRYNNYPLIVEAAIAGQGLCLGWKGLITQFIEEGKLIALGPKLTSSERGYMICSNYRSTFAVGNVIEWLLNEAKA